One segment of Carya illinoinensis cultivar Pawnee chromosome 1, C.illinoinensisPawnee_v1, whole genome shotgun sequence DNA contains the following:
- the LOC122290883 gene encoding heat shock cognate 70 kDa protein-like, translating into MAEEWKEGPAIGIDLGTTYSCVGVWQHDRVEIVVNDQGNRTTPSYVAFTEKERLVGDAAKNQVARNPANSVFDAKRLIGRRFSDPLVQNDINLWPFKVIEGSKDKPMIVVGYKGEDKQFSAEEISSMVLKKMREIAEAYLGKTVKNAVVTVPAYFNDAQRKATVDAGGIAGLNVMRILNEPTAAAIAYGLDKVGRIGKRNVLIFDLGGGTADISLLTVEESSFEVKAVAGDTHLGGEDFDNRMVNHFVQIFKRWHKKDIGGNARALRRLRTACERAKRILSSAIETTIEVDSLYDGIDFSSNITRAKFAELNMDLFRNSIELVEKCLTDAKMDKKSVHDVVLTGGSTRIPKVQQLLQDFFDGKELNRSINPDEAVAYGAAVQAANLTGMGNENVQNVVLLDVTPLSLGVLNGKTDLMDVVIPRNTTIPVKRKKDRTTIHDNQTSVRFPVYEGERARAEDNHWLGEFTLQGVPAAPEGVADLKVCFDIDANGILKVSAVEQSTGVSCSITITNHKARLCKEEINRMVVDAEKYEVEDDERRGRALAKAALENYVYGIRNTIKDKKICATLAAAGMEKIEAAIDEVIRWLDDIQFSEAAEFENKLTELELICNPIIAKRCDNK; encoded by the exons ATGGCCGAGGAATGGAAGGAGGGCCCAGCAATAGGGATCGATCTCGGGACAACATACTCGTGTGTGGGAGTGTGGCAACATGATCGAGTAGAGATCGTAGTTAATGATCAGGGGAATAGAACGACGCCGTCTTATGTTGCATTCACCGAAAAAGAGCGCTTGGTCGGTGATGCCGCCAAGAACCAAGTGGCCAGGAACCCTGCTAACTCCGTGTTTG ATGCAAAGCGGTTGATTGGAAGGAGATTCAGTGATCCGTTGGTTCAGAATGATATCAATCTTTGGCCATTCAAGGTCATTGAGGGTTCTAAAGACAAGCCTATGATTGTGGTAGGTTATAAGGGTGAAGATAAACAATTTTCTGCGGAGGAGATCTCATCGATGGTCCTAAAAAAGATGCGTGAGATTGCTGAGGCCTATCTGGGCAAGACGGTGAAAAATGCAGTTGTTACTGTCCCGGCTTACTTCAATGATGCTCAGCGTAAGGCCACAGTGGATGCCGGTGGCATTGCGGGCCTCAATGTCATGCGGATACTCAATGAACCAACTGCTGCTGCAATTGCTTACGGCCTTGACAAGGTGGGTAGAATTGGCAAGAGAAATGTATTGATCTTTGATCTGGGTGGTGGTACTGCAGATATCTCACTTCTTACCGTTGAGGAGAGTAGTTTTGAAGTGAAGGCAGTTGCTGGAGACACACACCTTGGAGGTGAGGACTTCGACAACAGAATGGTTAACCActttgttcaaatatttaaaaggtGGCACAAGAAGGACATAGGCGGAAATGCCAGAGCTCTAAGAAGGTTGAGAACTGCTTGTGAGAGAGCAAAGAGGATTCTCTCCTCTGCAATTGAGACTACCATTGAAGTTGATTCTTTGTATGATGGTATTGATTTCAGCTCAAATATTACCCGTGCCAAATTTGCTGAACTCAACATGGATTTATTCAGGAATTCGATAGAGCTTGTGGAGAAGTGTTTGACTGATGCTAAGATGGACAAGAAAAGTGTGCATGATGTCGTTCTTACTGGTGGTTCTACCAGAATTCCCAAGGTTCAGCAGCTGTTGCAGGACTTCTTTGATGGGAAGGAGCTTAATAGGAGCATTAACCCAGATGAAGCTGTGGCATATGGAGCCGCTGTTCAAGCTGCGAATTTGACTGGTATGGGCAATGAAAATGTACAAAATGTTGTGCTCTTGGATGTGACCCCCCTTTCCTTGGGGGTACTTAATGGCAAAACTGATCTGATGGATGTTGTGATTCCAAGGAATACCACAATTCCCGTTAAGAGGAAAAAGGACAGGACCACCATCCACGACAACCAAACTTCTGTTAGGTTTCCGGTTTACGAGGGTGAGAGAGCAAGAGCAGAGGATAATCACTGGTTGGGAGAATTTACACTTCAGGGTGTCCCTGCAGCACCCGAGGGTGTTGCTGATCTGAAAGTATGTTTTGATATTGATGCCAACGGTATCTTGAAAGTTTCTGCTGTGGAACAGAGCACTGGCGTCAGTTGCAGCATCACTATCACCAATCACAAGGCAAGACTTTGCAAGGAAGAGATTAATAGGATGGTCGTGGATGCAGAGAAATACGAGGTTGAAGATGATGAGCGTAGAGGGAGGGCTTTGGCAAAGGCAGCTTTGGAGAACTATGTCTACGGCATAAGGAACACCATTAAGGATAAGAAGATTTGTGCCACACTCGCTGCTGCTGGTATGGAGAAGATTGAAGCTGCTATAGACGAGGTAATTCGGTGGTTAGATGACATCCAATTTTCAGAGGCAGCTGAGTTTGAGAACAAGCTTACGGAGCTTGAGTTAATCTGCAATCCGATAATTGCAAAACGTTGTGATAACAAATAA
- the LOC122301278 gene encoding protein FAR1-RELATED SEQUENCE 5-like has product MANPFDEDFNPFENPFEMPPYMPYTPPSNPEDLTPTAPPESTAAEFEKNVGCSSRIIDEDVHDADEMVFDINEDLEGTTDVQEDEVPVDAPRSGMEFASVKDLTAYYKHYAKQQGFGVRIQRTRRDDDGRPVYVTVGCARGGKYQPKNSDMSKPRPTTRTDCKARVNATLSKTDKWVFTTVENIHNHVTVSPKKTRLLRSHKVLDEYSQRVLDLNDRAGIRMNKNFFSLVVDAGGYDNLQFQEKDCRNYIDKARHLRLGKGGGDAFNQYFKRMRDKNDGFVSVMDVDDEGRLRNVFWADARSRAAYEYFGDVVTFDTTYLTNRYGMPFAPFVGVNHHGQSILLGAGLLSSEDTTTFVWLFQMWLDCMNGRAPCSIITDQDRAMKSAIAIVFPNTRHRFYLWHILRKLPEKFGSHAMFNAGLKTDIQTTLYDSQTIPEFEESWGELLEKYDLVGNKWLEALYEERSFWVPVYLKGEFWAGMSTTQRSESMNAFFDGYVHSGTTLKEFVDQFDNALRKKVEVETLADFKSINQTIPCVSHFNIEKQFQSVYTNAKFKELQRELLGLMACNCSLVSTEGSILKYDVLDEISIDELIKTVNYSVYFNEKEVEVRCTCGLFETRGILCRHALRVCQLKKIKELPSVYVLDRWRKDVKRRYTLLRSSYDDHGDREDSRNYELVVKRCLKLATKIASNNEKVHAFLSVVDDFEKKCEDSTVDSTLIHTKEKADVVLDKGKKILSPNVVRGKGRPQSKRRVPPVEKMVTKKSKRTCRKILADESGLDDNPGSQHPQFSDGVYVGTQNSIITQSTPPGNENL; this is encoded by the exons ATGGCCAACCCATTTGATGAAGACTTTAACCCATTTGAAAATCCATTTGAG ATGCCACCTTATATGCCATACACTCCACCGAGTAATCCGGAAGACCTGACACCTACAGCGCCCCCTGAGTCAACTGCTgctgaatttgaaaaaaatgttggGTGTTCATCACGAATTATTGATGAGGATGTTCATGACGCCGATG AAATGGTATTCGACATAAATGAAGATTTAGAGGGTACCACTGATGTCCAGGAAGATGAGGTACCAGTTGATGCACCCAGATCCGGTATGGAATTTGCAAGTGTGAAAGACCTGACAGCCTACTATAAGCATTATGCGAAACAACAGGGTTTTGGTGTACGGATACAGAGGACTAGgagagatgatgatgggaggCCAGTTTATGTGACAGTTGGTTGTGCCCGTGGCGGAAAGTACCAACCTAAGAACAGTGATATGTCGAAGCCACGGCCAACAACTAGGACGGATTGTAAGGCCAGAGTAAATGCGACATTGAGTAAGACTGACAAGTGGGTTTTCACCACTGTAGAAAATATACACAACCATGTAACTGTAAGCCCCAAGAAGACTAGGCTATTGCGATCTCACAAGGTTCTAGATGAATACAGCCAAAGGGTCCTTGACTTGAATGATCGAGCGGGTATACGGATGAATAAgaactttttttctcttgttgTTGATGCGGGAGGTTATGACAATCTTCAGTTTCAGGAGAAAGATTGTCGGAATTATATTGATAAAGCCAGACATTTACGGTTGGGTAAAGGAGGTGGAGATGCATTTAATCAGTATTTCAAAAGAATGAGAGACAAGAATGATGGGTTCGTTTCTGTCATGGACGTGGATGATGAGGGGAGGTTACGGAATGTCTTTTGGGCTGATGCTCGTAGTCGAGCGGCCTATGAGTATTTTGGCGATGTAGTAACCTTCGATACTACGTACCTAACAAATAGGTACGGGATGCCTTTCGCTCCATTCGTTGGTGTTAACCATCATGGGCAGTCCATATTACTAGGGGCAGGATTGCTTTCGAGTGAGGACACAACCACTTTTGTGTGGTTATTTCAAATGTGGTTGGATTGCATGAATGGTCGGGCCCCCTGTTCCATCATAACCGACCAAGATCGGGCCATGAAGAGTGCtattgccattgttttccccaaCACTCGTCATAGATTTTATTTATGGCATATCTTGCGCAAACTTCCAGAGAAGTTTGGGTCTCACGCCATGTTCAATGCGGGGTTGAAGACTGACATTCAGACAACATTATATGATTCACAGACCATCCCCGAATTTGAGGAGAGTTGGGGTGAACTACTTGAGAAGTATGATCTGGTCGGCAATAAATGGCTCGAAGCCTTATATGAGGAAAGATCTTTTTGGGTTCCAGTTTACTTGAAAGGTGAATTTTGGGCTGGTATGAGCACGACCCAAAGGTcagaaagcatgaatgcatttttcgATGGCTATGTGCATTCCGGAACGACATTGAAGGAATTTGTTGATCAGTTTGATAATGCACTTAGAAAGAAGGTCGAGGTCGAGACACTTGCTGATTTCAAATCTATCAACCAGACTATTCCCTGCGTATCTCACTTCAACATAGAGAAGCAATTCCAATCCGTATATACAAATGCAAAATTCAAAGAGCTCCAAAGGGAGTTGCTAGGCTTAATGGCTTGTAATTGTTCGTTGGTAAGCACAGAAGGGTCAATTTTAAAATACGATGTGTTGGATGAAATTAGTATTGACGAGCTCATTAAAACAGTCAATTACTCAGTATACTTTAATGAAAAGGAGGTGGAGGTGCGATGCACGTGTGGACTATTTGAAACTAGGGGGATTCTATGTCGGCATGCACTTAGAGTTTGTCAGTTGAAGAAGATTAAAGAGCTGCCAAGTGTATATGTCTTGGATCGCTGGAGAAAGGACGTAAAGAGGAGATACACCTTACTCAGAAGTAGCTACGATGACCATGGTGACAGAGAGGATAGTCGGAATTATGAGCTTGTTGTTAAGAGATGTTTGAAATTAGCAACCAAAATAGCctcaaataatgaaaaagtCCATGCATTCCTAAGTGTTGTTGATGACTTTGAGAAAAAATGTGAAGACTCAACAGTAGACTCGACACTCATTCATACGAAGGAGAAAGCAGATGTGGTATTGGATAAGGGGAAAAAGATATTAAGCCCAAATGTGGTACGAGGAAAAGGGAGACCCCAAAGTAAGAGGAGGGTTCCACCCGTGGAAAAGATGGTCACAAAGAAAAGCAAACGG ACATGCAGGAAAATCTTGGCAGATGAATCAGGATTGGATGACAACCCGGGATCTCAACACCCCCAATTTTCTGATGGGGTATATGTTGGGACACAAAACAGCATTATTACACAATCCACGCCACCAGGAAATGAG AATTTGTGA
- the LOC122290899 gene encoding heat shock cognate 70 kDa protein-like, which translates to MAVEWKEGPAIGIDLGTTYSCVGVWQHDRVEIIVNDQGNRTTPSYVAFTEKERLVGDSAKNQVARNPTNSVFDAKRLIGRRFSDPLVQNDINLWPFKVIEGSKDRPMIAVSYKGEDKQFAAEEISSMVLKKMREIAEAFLGKTVKNAVVTVPAYFNDAQRKATMDAGDVAGLNVMRILNEPTAAAIAYSLDKVGRVGKRNVLIFDLGGGTADVSLLTIEESSFEVKAVAGDTHLGGEDFDNRMVNHFVQIFQRWHKKDISGNARALRRLRTACERAKRILSSAIETTIEVDSLYDGIDFSSNITRAKFAELNMDLFRNSIELVENCLTDAKMDRESVNDVVLTGGSTRIPKVQQLLQDFFDGKELNKSINPDEAVAYGAAVQAASLTGMGNEKVQNIVLLDVTPLSLGVETRHGDMSVVIPRNTAIPTKMERNFTTLEDNQTELDFPVYEGERARIVDNYWLGEFTLYGVPAAPRGVASVVVCFDIDANGVLNVSARERTTGASQKITITNEKARLPKEEINRMVKEAEMYQVEDDKYREKAEAKAALENYAYDMRNTVNEKENAAKLAPAGKKKIEGAVRQVIQWLNGNQLAEADEFEEKLIGLQLICNPIIAKNAK; encoded by the exons ATGGCGGTAGAATGGAAGGAGGGCCCAGCAATAGGGATCGATCTCGGGACGACATACTCGTGTGTGGGAGTGTGGCAACATGATCGAGTAGAGATTATAGTTAATGATCAGGGAAATAGAACGACGCCGTCTTATGTTGCATTCACCGAGAAAGAGCGGTTGGTCGGTGATTCCGCCAAGAACCAAGTCGCCAGGAACCCTACTAACTCAGTCTTTG ATGCAAAGCGGTTGATTGGAAGGAGATTCAGTGATCCGTTGGTTCAGAATGATATCAATCTTTGGCCATTCAAGGTCATTGAAGGTTCTAAAGACAGGCCTATGATTGCGGTAAGTTATAAGGGTGAAGATAAACAATTCGCTGCTGAGGAAATCTCATCAATGGTCCTAAAAAAAATGCGTGAGATTGCTGAGGCTTTTTTGGGCAAGACGGTGAAAAATGCAGTTGTTACAGTCCCCGCCTACTTCAATGATGCTCAGCGTAAGGCCACAATGGATGCAGGTGACGTTGCAGGCCTCAATGTCATGCGGATCCTCAATGAACCAACTGCCGCTGCAATTGCTTACAGCCTTGACAAGGTGGGAAGAGTTGGCAAGAGAAATGTATTGATCTTTGATTTAGGTGGTGGTACTGCAGATGTCTCACTTCTTACCATTGAGGAGAGCAGTTTTGAAGTGAAGGCTGTTGCTGGAGACACACACCTTGGAGGTGAGGACTTCGACAACAGAATGGTTAACCACTttgttcaaatatttcaaaggtGGCACAAGAAGGACATAAGCGGAAATGCCAGAGCTCTAAGAAGGTTGAGAACTGCCTGTGAGAGAGCAAAGAGGATTCTTTCTTCTGCAATTGAGACTACCATTGAAGTTGATTCTTTGTATGATGGTATTGATTTCAGCTCAAATATCACCCGTGCCAAATTTGCTGAACTCAACATGGATTTATTTAGGAATTCTATAGAGCTTGTGGAGAATTGTTTGACTGATGCTAAGATGGACAGGGAAAGTGTGAATGATGTCGTTCTTACTGGTGGTTCTACCAGAATTCCCAAGGTTCAGCAGCTGTTGCAGGACTTCTTTGATGGGAAGGAGCTTAACAAGAGCATTAACCCAGATGAAGCTGTGGCATATGGAGCCGCTGTTCAAGCTGCTAGCTTGACTGGTATGGGTAATGAAAAAGTACAAAACATTGTGCTCTTAGATGTCACTCCTTTGTCCCTTGGGGTGGAGACCCGACATGGTGACATGTCCGTTGTGATTCCGAGGAATACTGCCATTCCAACCAAGATGGAAAGGAATTTCACTACCTTGGAGGACAACCAAACTGAGTTGGATTTCCCTGTTTACGAGGGTGAGCGAGCAAGAATTGTGGATAACTACTGGTTGGGAGAATTTACACTTTATGGTGTTCCTGCAGCACCCAGGGGTGTTGCTAGTGTCGTTGTCTGCTTTGACATTGATGCCAATGGCGTCTTGAATGTTTCTGCCCGGGAGAGAACCACTGGTGCGAGTCAGAAGATCACAATCACCAATGAAAAGGCGAGACTGCCCAAGGAAGAGATTAATAGGATGGTCAAGGAGGCAGAGATGTACCAGGTTGAAGATGATAAGTATAGAGAGAAGGCTGAGGCTAAGGCAGCTTTGGAGAACTATGCCTACGACATGAGGAATACTGTCAATGAAAAGGAGAATGCTGCAAAGCTTGCCCCCGCAGGTAAGAAGAAGATTGAAGGTGCTGTTCGCCAGGTGATTCAGTGGTTAAATGGGAACCAGCTTGCAGAGGCAgatgaatttgaggaaaagCTGATAGGGCTTCAGTTAATCTGCAATCCCATCATTGCGAAAAATGCTAAATAG
- the LOC122290891 gene encoding heat shock cognate 70 kDa protein-like gives MAEEWKEGPAIGIDLGTTYSCVGVWQHDRVEIIVNDQGNRTTPSYVAFTEKERLVGDAAKNQVARNPANSVFDAKRLIGRRFSDPLVQNDINLWPFKVIEGSKDKPMIVVSYKGEDKQFSAEEISSMVLKKMREIAEAYLGKTVKNAVVTVPAYFNDAQRKATVDAGGIAGLNVMRILNEPTAAAIAYGLDKVGRIGKRNVLIFDLGGGTADTSLLTVEESSFEVKAVAGDTHLGGEDFDNRMVNHFVQIFKRWHKKDIGGNARAVRRLRTACERAKRILSSAIETTIEVDSLYDGIDFSSNITRAKFAELNMDLFRNSIELVDKCLTDAEMDKISVHDVVLTGGSTRIPKVQQLLQDFFDGKELNRSINPDEAVAYGAAVQAANLAGMGNEKVQNLVLLDVTPLSLGVAVQQGVTSVVIPRNTAIPIKMEQKYTTCHDNQTSVLISVYEGERARVEDNHWLGEFTLEGIPAAPRGVAKLKECFDIDANGILKVSAVEQSTGVSCSITITNHKARLCKEEINRMVLDAEKYKVEDDERRGRALAKAALENYVYSIRNTINDKKICATLAAAGIEKIETAIDELIRWLDDIQFSEAAEFENKLTELELICNPIIAKRCDNK, from the exons ATGGCCGAGGAATGGAAGGAGGGCCCAGCAATAGGGATCGATCTCGGGACAACATACTCGTGTGTGGGAGTGTGGCAACATGATCGAGTAGAGATCATAGTTAATGATCAGGGAAATAGAACGACGCCGTCTTATGTTGCATTCACCGAAAAAGAGCGCTTGGTCGGTGATGCCGCCAAGAACCAAGTCGCCAGGAACCCTGCTAACTCCGTCTTTG ATGCAAAGAGGTTGATTGGAAGGAGATTCAGTGATCCGTTGGTTCAGAATGATATCAATCTTTGGCCATTCAAGGTCATTGAAGGTTCTAAAGACAAGCCTATGATCGTGGTAAGTTATAAGGGTGAAGATAAACAATTTTCTGCGGAGGAGATCTCATCGATGGTCCTAAAAAAGATGCGTGAGATTGCCGAGGCCTATTTGGGCAAGACGGTGAAAAATGCAGTTGTTACCGTCCCGGCTTACTTCAATGATGCTCAGCGTAAGGCCACAGTGGATGCCGGTGGCATTGCGGGCCTCAATGTCATGCGGATCCTGAATGAACCAACCGCCGCTGCAATTGCTTACGGCCTTGACAAGGTGGGTAGAATTGGCAAGAGAAATGTATTGATCTTTGATCTGGGTGGTGGTACTGCAGATACCTCACTTCTTACCGTTGAGGAGAGTAGTTTTGAAGTGAAGGCGGTTGCTGGAGACACACACCTTGGAGGTGAGGACTTCGACAACAGAATGGTTAACCActttgttcaaatatttaaaaggtGGCACAAGAAGGACATAGGCGGAAACGCCAGAGCTGTAAGAAGGTTGAGAACTGCTTGTGAGAGAGCAAAGAGGATTCTCTCCTCTGCAATTGAGACTACCATTGAAGTTGATTCTTTGTATGATGGTATTGATTTCAGCTCAAATATTACCCGTGCAAAATTTGCAGAACTCAACATGGATTTATTCAGGAATTCAATAGAGCTTGTGGATAAGTGTTTGACTGATGCTGAGATGGACAAGATAAGTGTGCATGATGTCGTTCTTACTGGTGGTTCTACCAGAATTCCCAAGGTTCAGCAACTGTTGCAGGACTTCTTTGATGGGAAGGAGCTTAATAGGAGCATTAACCCGGATGAAGCTGTGGCTTATGGAGCCGCTGTTCAAGCTGCGAACTTGGCTGGTATGGGTAATGAAAAAGTACAAAACCTTGTGCTCTTGGATGTCACCCCTTTGTCCCTTGGGGTGGCGGTACAACAGGGTGTCACGTCCGTTGTGATTCCGAGGAATACTGCCATTCCCATCAAGATGGAACAAAAGTATACCACCTGCCACGACAACCAAACTTCTGTTTTGATTTCGGTTTACGAGGGTGAGAGAGCAAGAGTCGAGGATAATCACTGGTTGGGGGAATTTACACTTGAGGGTATCCCTGCAGCACCCAGGGGTGTTGCTAAGCTCAAAGAATGTTTTGACATTGATGCCAACGGTATCTTGAAAGTTTCTGCTGTGGAACAGAGCACCGGCGTGAGTTGCAGCATCACTATCACCAATCACAAGGCAAGACTTTGCAAGGAAGAGATTAATAGGATGGTCCTGGATGCAGAGAAATACAAGGTTGAAGATGATGAGCGTAGAGGGAGGGCTTTGGCAAAGGCAGCTTTGGAGAACTATGTCTACAGCATAAGGAACACTATTAATGATAAGAAGATTTGTGCCACGCTCGCTGCTGCTGGTATAGAGAAGATTGAAACTGCTATAGACGAGTTGATTCGGTGGTTAGATGACATCCAATTTTCAGAGGCAGCTGAGTTTGAGAACAAGCTTACGGAGCTTGAGTTAATCTGCAATCCGATAATTGCAAAACGTTGTGATAACAAATAA